A region from the Variovorax sp. V93 genome encodes:
- a CDS encoding SDR family NAD(P)-dependent oxidoreductase produces MVEGKVVVVTGAGGGIGRDIALAMASHGARVVVNDIGAALDGAGGSAGPAQQVVDEIRAAGGQAVPNTDSVADAASAARIVECAVESFGRIDAVVNNAGILRDRFFHKMSVDEWDAVIKVHLYGAYYVSRAAATHFKEQNSGALVHMTSTSGLIGNYGQANYAAAKLGIVALSKSIALDMLKFNVRSNCIAPFAWSRMIGAIPTDTDEQRARVDKIKQMTPAKVAPLAVYLASDAAGAVNGQIFSVRNNEISLISQPRPVRSIHRSEGWTPESIAEHAMPAMRASFHPLDRSADVFSWDPV; encoded by the coding sequence ATGGTTGAAGGAAAAGTAGTCGTCGTCACCGGCGCGGGCGGCGGCATCGGGCGCGACATCGCGCTGGCCATGGCGAGCCATGGCGCGAGGGTGGTGGTGAACGACATCGGCGCCGCGCTCGACGGCGCGGGCGGCAGCGCCGGCCCGGCGCAGCAGGTGGTCGACGAGATCCGCGCCGCGGGCGGCCAGGCCGTGCCCAACACCGACAGCGTGGCCGATGCGGCCAGCGCGGCGCGCATCGTCGAATGCGCGGTCGAGAGCTTCGGCCGCATCGATGCCGTGGTGAACAACGCCGGCATCCTGCGCGACCGCTTCTTCCACAAGATGTCGGTCGACGAGTGGGACGCCGTGATCAAGGTGCACCTGTACGGCGCCTACTACGTGAGCCGCGCGGCCGCCACGCACTTCAAGGAACAGAACTCGGGCGCGCTGGTGCACATGACCTCGACCTCGGGCCTCATCGGCAACTACGGCCAGGCCAACTATGCGGCGGCCAAGCTCGGCATCGTGGCGCTGTCGAAGTCGATCGCGCTCGACATGCTCAAGTTCAACGTGCGCTCCAACTGCATCGCGCCCTTCGCCTGGAGCCGCATGATCGGCGCCATTCCCACCGACACCGACGAGCAGCGCGCCCGCGTCGACAAGATCAAGCAGATGACGCCGGCCAAGGTGGCGCCGCTCGCGGTGTACCTGGCAAGCGATGCGGCCGGCGCGGTCAACGGCCAGATCTTCTCGGTGCGCAACAACGAGATCTCGCTCATCAGCCAGCCGCGGCCGGTGCGCTCCATCCACCGCTCCGAAGGCTGGACGCCCGAGAGCATTGCCGAGCACGCCATGCCCGCGATGCGCGCGAGCTTCCATCCGCTGGACCGTTCGGCCGACGTGTTCAGCTGGGATCCGGTCTGA